In Vicinamibacterales bacterium, the following are encoded in one genomic region:
- a CDS encoding lysophospholipid acyltransferase family protein, whose product MAEDASVGGAFDAVSLQHRLEYAVVTACRGALRVLPMGAAIAVGTLLGRAFHAFDAPHRRLALKNLEAAFPARSAGERAAIAREMFAHFGRLLTVLLKFSTMTPQQMLARVEFEGDERVRAAHALGRGVLLFTGHFGYWEINALVHALALQPMSVLARPLDNPRLHALLEEVRGRTGNSVIYRRGAVRRVLRALAANQAVAVLIDQHIQTADAVYVDFFNRPAATTSALAALALRTGAPVIPVFALPLPGGRFRMVYEHAVDPPRPDHPDALRDFTQRCTDVLEMYVRRYPGLWLWMHRRWRDVEPPADAARGMFPSAATEEE is encoded by the coding sequence GTGGCTGAGGACGCGTCTGTCGGCGGCGCGTTCGACGCCGTGAGTCTGCAGCACCGGCTGGAGTACGCCGTGGTGACGGCGTGTCGCGGCGCGCTGCGCGTGCTGCCGATGGGGGCCGCGATCGCCGTCGGCACGCTGCTCGGCCGCGCCTTTCACGCCTTCGACGCGCCGCACCGCCGCCTTGCGCTGAAGAATCTCGAAGCCGCCTTTCCGGCGCGATCGGCCGGCGAGCGCGCGGCGATCGCGCGCGAGATGTTCGCGCATTTCGGCCGGCTGCTGACCGTGCTGCTGAAGTTCAGCACGATGACGCCGCAACAGATGCTGGCGCGGGTCGAGTTCGAAGGGGACGAGCGGGTCCGTGCGGCGCACGCTCTCGGGCGCGGCGTGCTGCTGTTCACCGGGCACTTCGGCTACTGGGAGATCAACGCGCTGGTCCACGCGCTGGCGCTGCAGCCGATGTCGGTGCTGGCGCGGCCGCTGGACAACCCGCGCCTTCACGCGCTGCTCGAAGAGGTCCGCGGACGCACCGGCAACTCGGTGATCTACCGGCGCGGCGCGGTGCGCCGGGTGCTGCGCGCGCTGGCGGCGAATCAGGCGGTGGCGGTGCTGATCGATCAGCACATCCAGACGGCCGACGCGGTCTACGTCGACTTCTTCAATCGTCCGGCGGCGACGACGTCGGCGCTGGCGGCCCTGGCGCTGCGCACCGGCGCGCCGGTCATTCCGGTCTTTGCGCTGCCGCTGCCGGGCGGCCGGTTCCGCATGGTCTACGAGCATGCCGTCGATCCGCCGCGCCCCGATCACCCCGACGCGCTGCGCGACTTCACCCAGCGCTGCACCGACGTGCTCGAGATGTACGTGCGCCGCTATCCCGGCCTCTGGCTGTGGATGCACCGGCGGTGGCGCGACGTCGAGCCGCCGGCCGACGCGGCGCGCG
- the lpxK gene encoding tetraacyldisaccharide 4'-kinase translates to MASLYAAAARRRRRHFATHPDLRRRLSRPVLSIGNIAAGGRAKTPLAAYVAARLRDLGERPAILSRGYGRRDAADGVVVVRDPNGIRADLDRAGDEPLMLARQLEGVSVLVCPDRYLAGRLAEHHLDTTVHVLDDGFQHFPLHRDADIVVVGEADLPSEASQPRTLPSGRLREPVDALAAADALICLECRERMADGGRPTWHARRRQQGAPIAHPVVAVAGIAEPSGFFRDLRAAGWTIAREMRYRDHHRYSAADLEDIAAAARAAGAPAIVTTEKDFVRLLPFRPFAVPVSYVPLTLELDDAAGFDAWLRTRLSAARSTP, encoded by the coding sequence ATCGCCAGCCTCTACGCCGCGGCCGCGCGTCGCCGCCGCCGCCATTTCGCCACGCACCCCGACCTGCGCCGCCGGCTCTCGCGTCCGGTGCTCAGCATCGGCAACATCGCCGCAGGCGGCCGGGCGAAGACGCCGCTCGCCGCATACGTCGCCGCGCGGCTGCGCGATCTCGGCGAGCGGCCCGCAATCCTGAGCCGCGGCTACGGGCGGCGCGACGCCGCGGATGGCGTCGTCGTCGTGCGCGATCCGAACGGCATCCGCGCGGATCTCGATCGCGCCGGAGACGAGCCGCTGATGCTGGCGCGCCAACTGGAAGGGGTCAGCGTGCTGGTCTGCCCGGATCGCTACCTCGCCGGCCGCCTGGCCGAGCACCATCTCGACACGACCGTGCACGTGCTGGATGACGGGTTCCAGCACTTTCCCCTGCATCGCGACGCCGACATCGTGGTGGTCGGCGAGGCGGATCTCCCGTCAGAAGCCTCGCAGCCCAGGACCCTGCCGTCCGGCCGCCTGCGCGAGCCCGTGGACGCGCTCGCCGCCGCTGACGCGCTGATCTGCCTGGAGTGCCGCGAGCGGATGGCGGATGGCGGACGGCCGACGTGGCACGCTCGCCGCCGCCAGCAGGGGGCGCCGATCGCCCATCCCGTCGTCGCGGTCGCCGGCATCGCCGAACCGTCGGGTTTCTTCCGCGATCTGCGGGCGGCGGGCTGGACCATCGCGCGCGAGATGCGCTATCGCGATCATCACAGGTACTCCGCGGCCGATCTCGAGGACATCGCCGCCGCCGCGCGGGCGGCGGGGGCGCCGGCGATTGTCACGACGGAGAAGGACTTCGTCCGCCTGCTCCCGTTCCGGCCGTTCGCCGTCCCGGTGAGCTACGTGCCGCTGACGCTGGAGCTGGACGATGCCGCCGGCTTCGATGCGTGGCTGAGGACGCGTCTGTCGGCGGCGCGTTCGACGCCGTGA